The Verrucomicrobiota bacterium genome has a window encoding:
- a CDS encoding MBL fold metallo-hydrolase, translating to MQVHFYGAARTTTGSMYLLEVNDQRILLECGMYQGRRDESIERNRNFPFDPSKLDAAVLSHAHIDHCGNLPNLCRKGFQGNIYSTFATRDLASIMLQDSAAVQRADAEFVSKKRAKQGLPPVEPLYTAADAEKAVRQFVAFNYDRPMPIGDGVTVTFVDAGHILGSAQVVLDIRENGKKFRYLFSGDVGRGQDEILRDPVPVEGVDYLQVESTYGGREHGTKPEAISKLVELVNSTLAQNGKVIIPSFSVGRTQQIVYVLHQYCLDGKIPRVPIFVDSPLSVNATEVFRLHPECFNDSTYAFLRDVANPFGMENLTYIRELSHSMKLNDVKEPIIIISASGMAEAGRIRHHLKNNIGDPRNLVLFIGYCADHTLGAQIMKGQNPVNIFGEPYAVRARVASIDAFSGHADKNELTRYVQKLTGNIKKIAVIHGEESQSLAFAETLERLKPNAEVMVPNTGDVMKI from the coding sequence ATGCAAGTTCATTTTTATGGTGCGGCACGAACCACCACCGGCTCCATGTATTTACTGGAGGTGAATGACCAGCGTATTTTGCTCGAGTGCGGCATGTATCAAGGCCGGCGCGACGAATCCATCGAACGCAACCGAAACTTTCCATTTGATCCCTCAAAATTAGACGCCGCCGTGCTTAGCCACGCGCATATTGACCACTGCGGCAACCTGCCCAACCTGTGCCGGAAAGGATTCCAAGGGAATATTTACAGCACCTTCGCCACCCGTGACCTGGCCAGCATCATGCTGCAAGATTCCGCCGCAGTGCAACGCGCGGACGCCGAGTTTGTATCCAAGAAACGCGCCAAACAAGGGCTGCCACCGGTGGAACCACTCTATACCGCCGCCGACGCGGAAAAGGCGGTCCGCCAATTCGTCGCCTTCAATTATGATCGCCCCATGCCGATTGGTGACGGTGTCACGGTAACGTTTGTGGATGCCGGCCACATCCTCGGCTCGGCACAGGTGGTGCTGGACATTCGCGAGAACGGCAAAAAATTCCGGTATCTGTTCAGTGGCGACGTGGGGCGCGGCCAGGATGAAATCCTGCGCGACCCGGTGCCGGTGGAAGGTGTGGATTACCTGCAAGTCGAGTCCACCTATGGCGGACGCGAGCACGGCACGAAACCGGAGGCGATCAGCAAACTGGTGGAACTGGTCAACAGCACGCTGGCCCAAAATGGCAAAGTAATCATCCCGTCCTTCTCGGTGGGACGCACCCAGCAGATCGTCTATGTGCTGCATCAATATTGCCTGGACGGAAAAATTCCCAGAGTGCCCATTTTCGTGGATAGCCCGCTAAGCGTCAACGCCACCGAGGTGTTCCGCCTGCATCCGGAATGTTTCAACGACAGTACTTACGCGTTTCTGCGGGATGTGGCCAACCCGTTCGGCATGGAAAACCTGACGTACATCCGGGAACTCAGCCACTCGATGAAGCTGAACGACGTCAAGGAACCGATCATCATCATCAGCGCGTCCGGCATGGCGGAAGCGGGGCGCATCCGGCATCATCTCAAGAACAACATCGGCGATCCCAGGAACTTGGTGCTGTTCATTGGTTACTGCGCCGATCACACGCTGGGCGCACAGATCATGAAAGGCCAGAACCCGGTGAACATCTTTGGCGAGCCGTATGCCGTCCGGGCACGGGTGGCCTCCATTGACGCCTTTTCCGGCCACGCGGATAAAAACGAACTGACCCGCTATGTCCAGAAACTGACCGGCAACATCAAGAAGATTGCCGTGATTCACGGTGAGGAAAGTCAATCCCTGGCGTTTGCGGAAACCTTGGAAAGGCTGAAACCCAACGCGGAAGTGATGGTGCCCAACACCGGTGATGTCATGAAAATTTAG
- a CDS encoding SNF2-related protein — MSEVQLNEAFLAGIAGWEAMKRARALLETDKVLSSNWTPPILKGVVQEGTISYRAGLVIKSTTNVENMCGCRESRQWGTMCVHSVAVGLHHVRREKLASQPPAPAAPQSQAPSQPKATVPLPLQRTRGRCLRRAEVGTQGEPLQISVILPPNLTQAITKGSIMVCLEGEGRRGRMPLNSLDKNTPFTLSPNDLTLLNHLEEMAGGDTPGMIQLKADAFAGLLAILIDHPRITLGKSQSIAVSPQTWIPPLTASLQVNGEIVLALRAVGPAPTSSAILNGQKPWVFHAAILQPIGLPTRYQGVMAGPMRLTRAQIPLFMGQDWQALAQSGSVEANFKPGDFSFAPKAPRFVLTLQGGLSQLQALLQCSYGPRILPLGTANASESLWLPDPDQPTRYSTRDLAAEQAAMGRLMRAGFSGPDTQYRWQLNGQNAVLNFFAREFYRLQKEWEVTLEERLDQSIARNIERVEPTLEITPSGEQWFDLQVDYQTSSGERFSPTEIQRLLLSGQSHRRLNNGKFAVIDTGAVEELQEVLLDCAPRQHANGFRLANTQAGFLTATVRNQTGWQLKAPESWQRRFASTSAMETAECPPLGELETRLRPYQKTGVAWLNFLHRNGCGGILADDMGLGKTLQMLAFLQSYYQPTWDTRPSLVICPTSLVFNWVAEANKFTPALRVLALHGPDRAKNFKDIAQHDILITSYALIRRDAELYRGIEFAVAVLDEAQHIKNRQTQNAQAVKSIRADTRFVLTGTPMENSVLDLWSIFDFVMPGYLGQAKDFRERYELPVSREKNTAAQARLARRIRPFLLRRLKQEVARDLPAKIEQVSFCELTGQQAEVYRQVLEAGRREITESVGAQGLAKSRMLIFTTLLRLRQICCDLRLLKLENIDPQEASGKLDLFQELLEEVVDGGHRVLIFSQFTSLLSLIRETLAKEEITYCYLDGSTINRAEVVDRFQQDATIPVFLLSLKAGGTGLNLTGADTVIHLDPWWNPAVEDQATDRAHRIGQTRVVTSYKLITRGTVEEKILSLQQRKRDLLKGTLGDEESLSQVLTWDEIQELMA, encoded by the coding sequence ATGAGTGAGGTGCAATTGAATGAGGCGTTTCTGGCCGGAATTGCCGGTTGGGAAGCCATGAAGCGCGCGCGAGCCTTGTTGGAGACGGACAAGGTTCTCAGTTCCAATTGGACACCGCCCATCCTCAAAGGGGTGGTCCAAGAGGGCACTATTTCGTACCGCGCGGGGCTGGTCATCAAGAGCACGACCAATGTGGAGAACATGTGCGGCTGCCGGGAATCCCGCCAATGGGGCACCATGTGCGTGCATTCAGTGGCGGTAGGGCTGCACCATGTGCGCCGCGAAAAACTGGCCAGCCAACCACCAGCCCCTGCCGCTCCTCAAAGCCAGGCACCCAGCCAGCCAAAGGCGACCGTTCCCCTGCCCTTACAACGTACGCGCGGACGCTGTCTGCGAAGAGCCGAAGTCGGCACGCAGGGAGAACCGTTGCAAATCTCGGTGATCCTGCCGCCGAATCTGACGCAAGCAATCACCAAAGGCTCCATCATGGTCTGCCTGGAAGGAGAAGGACGGCGAGGACGGATGCCGCTGAACAGTCTGGATAAGAACACCCCTTTCACCTTGTCACCAAACGACCTCACACTGCTGAATCATCTGGAGGAAATGGCGGGCGGTGACACGCCGGGCATGATCCAATTGAAGGCGGATGCCTTTGCCGGTTTACTGGCCATCCTGATTGATCATCCACGGATCACCCTGGGGAAAAGCCAATCCATTGCCGTTTCGCCACAGACATGGATTCCGCCCCTGACGGCCAGCTTGCAGGTCAATGGTGAAATCGTGCTGGCACTACGTGCTGTTGGGCCGGCGCCCACCTCATCCGCCATCCTGAATGGCCAGAAGCCGTGGGTCTTCCACGCCGCCATCCTTCAGCCCATCGGGTTACCGACTCGTTACCAAGGCGTCATGGCTGGCCCCATGCGCCTCACGCGCGCGCAAATCCCGCTCTTCATGGGGCAAGATTGGCAGGCCCTGGCGCAAAGTGGTTCCGTGGAGGCCAACTTCAAGCCTGGTGATTTCTCCTTTGCGCCCAAGGCACCACGCTTTGTACTTACCCTCCAAGGAGGCTTAAGTCAGCTCCAAGCCCTGCTGCAATGCTCGTATGGACCGCGCATCCTGCCCTTGGGAACTGCCAACGCCAGTGAATCACTCTGGCTGCCTGATCCCGATCAGCCCACCCGTTATTCCACCCGCGACCTGGCCGCCGAGCAGGCCGCCATGGGCCGCCTGATGCGAGCCGGTTTCTCCGGACCCGATACGCAATACCGCTGGCAACTGAACGGCCAGAACGCAGTGCTCAATTTTTTTGCGCGAGAATTCTATCGTCTGCAAAAAGAGTGGGAGGTCACGCTGGAGGAGCGACTGGACCAAAGCATTGCGCGAAACATTGAACGGGTTGAACCGACCCTGGAAATCACCCCCTCCGGCGAGCAATGGTTCGACTTGCAGGTGGATTACCAGACCAGTTCTGGAGAGCGTTTTTCACCGACGGAAATTCAACGGCTGCTGTTATCGGGCCAAAGCCATCGGCGGTTGAATAACGGAAAATTTGCCGTGATTGACACCGGCGCAGTGGAAGAGTTGCAGGAAGTGCTGCTGGATTGCGCACCGCGCCAACATGCCAACGGCTTCCGGTTGGCCAATACCCAGGCCGGTTTCCTGACGGCCACCGTCCGCAACCAAACTGGCTGGCAACTGAAGGCTCCCGAGAGTTGGCAGCGCCGTTTCGCCTCGACTTCCGCCATGGAAACGGCGGAATGCCCACCGCTGGGCGAACTGGAAACGCGCCTGCGACCCTACCAAAAAACTGGGGTTGCCTGGCTGAATTTTCTGCACCGCAACGGCTGTGGCGGCATTCTGGCGGACGACATGGGGTTGGGTAAAACCCTGCAAATGCTCGCCTTTCTGCAATCGTACTACCAACCAACCTGGGACACCCGCCCTTCCCTGGTGATCTGCCCCACCAGCCTGGTATTTAACTGGGTGGCGGAAGCAAATAAATTCACACCCGCACTGCGGGTACTGGCTTTGCATGGGCCGGATCGCGCGAAAAATTTCAAGGACATCGCGCAGCACGACATTCTCATCACCAGCTACGCGTTGATTCGCCGCGATGCCGAACTCTATCGTGGCATTGAATTTGCCGTGGCAGTGCTGGACGAGGCGCAACATATCAAAAACCGGCAAACCCAGAACGCGCAAGCAGTCAAATCCATCCGGGCGGATACGCGCTTCGTGCTGACGGGAACACCGATGGAAAATAGCGTTCTGGACCTGTGGTCCATCTTTGATTTCGTGATGCCGGGGTATCTCGGCCAAGCGAAGGATTTCCGGGAGCGCTACGAGTTGCCCGTCTCGCGGGAAAAGAATACGGCGGCCCAAGCGCGCCTGGCGCGGCGCATACGCCCGTTCCTGCTGCGCCGGTTGAAACAGGAGGTGGCCCGCGATTTGCCGGCGAAGATCGAACAGGTCAGCTTTTGCGAACTGACGGGTCAACAGGCGGAAGTTTACCGGCAGGTGCTGGAAGCCGGACGGCGGGAAATCACCGAGAGCGTGGGCGCGCAGGGGCTGGCGAAAAGCCGGATGCTCATCTTCACCACCCTACTACGGTTGCGGCAGATTTGCTGCGATCTGCGTCTGCTCAAGCTGGAGAATATTGATCCGCAGGAAGCCTCGGGTAAATTGGACCTTTTCCAAGAATTACTTGAAGAAGTCGTGGATGGCGGACATCGCGTCCTGATTTTCAGCCAATTCACCAGCCTGCTAAGCCTGATTCGCGAAACGCTGGCCAAAGAAGAAATCACCTACTGCTACCTCGACGGCTCCACCATCAACCGGGCGGAAGTGGTGGACCGTTTTCAGCAGGACGCAACAATCCCGGTCTTCCTGCTGAGCTTGAAGGCGGGGGGCACGGGCCTGAACCTGACCGGCGCAGATACCGTGATCCACCTGGACCCCTGGTGGAATCCCGCCGTGGAAGACCAGGCCACCGACCGCGCGCATCGTATCGGCCAAACCCGCGTGGTGACCAGTTACAAACTGATCACGCGCGGCACGGTGGAAGAAAAAATCCTGAGTCTGCAACAACGCAAGCGCGACTTGCTCAAGGGCACGCTGGGCGACGAGGAGTCACTGAGTCAAGTGCTGACTTGGGATGAAATCCAGGAATTGATGGCGTAG
- a CDS encoding HAMP domain-containing sensor histidine kinase: MNLNSFRLKFALLAGLLMAGLLLVTGGFLWRVTHQTGLARLDRELLNLAQPNLDQEHGPSHYQRFEETLSVLGGEPATFVLLVLDEHGKIQHVSLHWPKSLMIRSFPIPAQYAASLPGARAAGSPSVGAAKAAPLPQKIPRFEAREAGEASWRFAVMGNARATLVLGKSLRPFNEEMRALRRLYLFGTGAAMLLAGLGAWWLARQAMRPITALTQNAERVTVAGMNQRIPLLGHDQEFERLIQLFNQMLERMEANDRQLTRFNAEALREIQARLAQLKPATVGGTEQNPDGGRSEEVQRLGHLVQKLLLAMAETGRLPLDRQPVNLSRLLNTLAQTCQTAVPGLRVKWQLEPEVQIKADAGLLHQALHLVIGHVMEVNPPPETIRFELMTRSLLATLRIVCAGTVIPIAVREHIFAGQPDTQGIEQGLGLKLAREMIRAHDGDLTLEPPEGNLTVFTIRLPMVKNQ, from the coding sequence ATGAACCTGAATTCTTTTCGGCTTAAATTTGCGCTGCTGGCCGGGCTGCTCATGGCCGGGCTGCTGCTGGTTACCGGAGGGTTCCTGTGGCGCGTGACGCATCAAACCGGCCTGGCGCGATTGGACCGCGAGTTGCTTAATCTGGCGCAGCCCAATTTGGACCAGGAACACGGCCCGTCACATTACCAGCGGTTTGAAGAGACGTTATCCGTGCTGGGTGGGGAGCCCGCCACCTTTGTGCTGCTCGTGCTGGATGAACATGGGAAGATTCAGCATGTCTCGCTCCATTGGCCAAAGAGTTTGATGATTCGTTCGTTTCCCATTCCCGCACAGTACGCCGCATCATTGCCGGGGGCGCGGGCTGCCGGATCGCCCTCGGTGGGGGCGGCGAAGGCGGCGCCGTTGCCTCAAAAAATCCCGCGGTTTGAAGCCCGTGAGGCGGGCGAAGCGAGCTGGCGCTTTGCCGTGATGGGCAATGCGCGCGCCACGCTGGTGCTCGGCAAAAGCCTTCGCCCCTTCAACGAGGAGATGCGGGCATTGCGGCGGCTGTATCTGTTTGGGACGGGGGCGGCGATGCTGCTGGCTGGGCTGGGGGCGTGGTGGCTCGCCCGGCAGGCCATGCGCCCTATCACCGCGCTCACACAAAACGCCGAGCGGGTCACGGTTGCCGGCATGAACCAACGCATTCCGCTCTTGGGCCATGACCAGGAATTCGAGCGGTTGATTCAGTTATTTAATCAGATGCTGGAGCGGATGGAGGCCAATGACCGGCAACTGACGCGTTTTAACGCGGAGGCATTGCGGGAGATTCAGGCGCGGCTGGCGCAGCTTAAACCAGCGACGGTTGGGGGGACGGAGCAAAACCCGGATGGCGGACGGAGCGAGGAAGTGCAGCGCCTGGGCCACCTCGTGCAAAAGCTGCTCCTTGCCATGGCGGAGACGGGCCGTCTCCCGCTGGATCGCCAGCCGGTGAATCTGTCCCGCCTGCTGAATACGCTGGCCCAAACGTGCCAAACCGCCGTGCCGGGGTTGCGGGTGAAGTGGCAACTGGAACCGGAGGTGCAAATAAAGGCGGATGCGGGGCTCCTGCATCAAGCGTTGCACCTTGTCATCGGCCACGTCATGGAGGTCAATCCGCCGCCGGAAACCATCCGGTTCGAGTTGATGACGCGCAGCCTTCTGGCGACGCTGCGCATCGTTTGTGCCGGGACCGTTATTCCGATTGCCGTCCGGGAACACATCTTCGCGGGGCAACCGGACACCCAGGGCATCGAGCAGGGCTTGGGGCTGAAGCTGGCGCGTGAGATGATCCGGGCGCATGATGGCGACTTGACGCTGGAACCGCCGGAAGGCAACCTGACCGTGTTCACCATCCGGCTGCCGATGGTGAAAAACCAGTAA
- a CDS encoding DUF1080 domain-containing protein, translated as MKRMHIEPSPIGRALLLGLALSVNVTAATLEYSKDGAGIPGYRDTPVQPWSGFHVHDPDRPVAPKVTAGEFMTQDKPGTAPSDAIVLFDGKDMAAWLPTAEWKLDKNELVAGKGLLTTTQAFGSCQLHLEYAAPNPPVGVPFDRGNNGVFMMGMTEIQIFDSYTNKLYADGQAASVYAQTPPLVNACRPPGEWQSYDILWQSPVYAGEKLVQPARLTMLHNGLLVHCNQEVYGTTAHRGLAKYIPQKTSGPLSLMGHNNPVRFRNIWIRPLSTAAP; from the coding sequence ATGAAGCGTATGCATATTGAACCAAGTCCGATTGGTCGCGCGCTGTTATTGGGACTCGCGCTGAGTGTCAACGTAACCGCCGCCACATTGGAGTACTCCAAAGACGGCGCGGGCATTCCGGGTTACCGGGATACGCCCGTGCAACCATGGTCCGGATTTCACGTGCATGATCCAGACCGGCCGGTGGCGCCCAAAGTCACGGCGGGCGAGTTCATGACGCAGGACAAGCCGGGCACCGCGCCGTCCGATGCCATCGTATTATTCGATGGCAAGGACATGGCGGCCTGGCTGCCGACGGCGGAATGGAAGCTCGATAAAAATGAACTCGTCGCCGGCAAAGGACTCCTGACCACCACCCAGGCCTTTGGCAGTTGCCAGTTGCACCTGGAATATGCAGCACCGAATCCGCCGGTGGGCGTGCCCTTCGATCGCGGCAACAATGGCGTATTCATGATGGGGATGACGGAAATCCAGATTTTCGATTCGTACACCAACAAGTTATATGCGGACGGGCAGGCCGCCTCGGTCTATGCCCAGACGCCGCCGCTGGTCAACGCCTGCCGCCCGCCTGGGGAATGGCAATCGTATGACATCCTCTGGCAGTCGCCGGTGTATGCCGGGGAGAAGCTGGTGCAACCGGCGCGTTTGACCATGTTGCACAACGGTCTGCTGGTGCATTGCAACCAGGAAGTGTACGGCACCACCGCGCATCGCGGTCTGGCCAAGTACATTCCGCAGAAAACCAGCGGGCCGCTTTCCCTGATGGGGCATAACAATCCGGTACGGTTCCGCAATATCTGGATACGCCCATTGAGTACGGCTGCCCCGTGA
- a CDS encoding MFS transporter — protein sequence MTNTRNTSQLGAAQWLTLAAAFLGWMFDGLEMGMFPVVARPALQELLHTQSEAPIGQWMGYITALFLLGAASGGLIFGWLGDKVGRVRAMTASILTYSLFTGCGYFATEAWHLGACRFVAALGMGGEWALGVALVVEYWPEEKRPLMAGVIGAASNIGYALIGLLTWLVPVHVDSWRWVMLAGAAPALLALLISLFVPESEKWKDSVKNVTVNPLAEIFGPKLWKTTLIAVGLSSVALIGTWGSVQWLPLWADKLAGKSLPEAKAMTMFMQSAGAVVGCFIGPLFGARVGRRPAYFAMCLGSLVVCAVLFRTVHAFGAPFLIGACVAGAITAAFYGWLPLYLPELFPTRARATGQGFCYNGGRVLAAGGALMQGQLVGFYGSYAEAGAVITMVYAIGMGLIWLAPETKGKPLPD from the coding sequence TGTTTGACGGGCTTGAAATGGGGATGTTCCCCGTGGTGGCTCGCCCGGCCTTACAGGAGTTGTTACACACGCAAAGTGAAGCCCCCATTGGGCAATGGATGGGGTACATCACGGCGTTGTTCCTGCTCGGGGCCGCCAGCGGCGGGCTCATCTTCGGTTGGTTGGGGGACAAGGTCGGGCGGGTGCGCGCCATGACCGCCAGCATCCTCACGTATTCGCTTTTTACCGGCTGCGGTTATTTCGCGACGGAGGCGTGGCATCTGGGGGCGTGCCGTTTTGTGGCCGCGCTGGGGATGGGCGGGGAATGGGCGCTGGGCGTGGCGCTGGTGGTGGAGTATTGGCCGGAGGAAAAACGGCCATTGATGGCGGGGGTGATCGGCGCGGCCTCGAATATCGGGTACGCGTTGATCGGTCTGCTGACGTGGCTGGTGCCGGTACATGTAGATTCGTGGCGTTGGGTAATGCTGGCCGGGGCGGCACCCGCGCTGCTCGCGCTGTTGATCAGTTTGTTCGTGCCGGAATCGGAGAAATGGAAGGATTCCGTGAAGAATGTCACGGTGAATCCGCTCGCGGAAATCTTCGGTCCCAAACTGTGGAAGACGACGTTGATTGCCGTCGGGTTGTCGTCAGTGGCCTTGATCGGGACGTGGGGGTCGGTGCAATGGCTGCCGCTCTGGGCGGATAAGCTGGCGGGCAAATCGTTGCCGGAAGCGAAGGCGATGACGATGTTCATGCAATCGGCCGGGGCGGTTGTCGGTTGCTTCATCGGGCCGCTCTTCGGGGCGCGGGTGGGGCGGCGTCCGGCTTATTTTGCGATGTGCCTGGGTTCGCTGGTGGTGTGCGCGGTGCTGTTCCGCACGGTGCATGCGTTCGGTGCGCCATTCCTGATCGGGGCGTGCGTGGCCGGGGCGATCACGGCGGCGTTCTATGGCTGGTTGCCGCTGTATCTGCCGGAGTTGTTCCCGACCCGGGCGCGGGCGACGGGGCAAGGTTTCTGTTATAACGGCGGCCGCGTGCTCGCGGCGGGTGGCGCGCTTATGCAAGGGCAGTTGGTTGGCTTTTATGGCAGCTACGCCGAAGCCGGGGCGGTTATTACCATGGTATATGCCATCGGCATGGGGCTGATCTGGCTGGCCCCCGAGACCAAAGGCAAACCGTTGCCGGATTAA
- a CDS encoding TIGR03067 domain-containing protein, producing MKTFKTPFLSGPILTTMAGLALLFAGPGFAGAADAPVSDKALQGVWRGARFGAGKGEDPSKGVKLELTIKDSHITCKKLPDGQAVGEGDLKVSADGKTIEAVGSTGNFKGKAFQGILKLEGNTLTWCTGSGGQERPTEFAGDGAKKNWLIIVKREP from the coding sequence ATGAAAACATTCAAAACACCGTTTCTTTCGGGACCGATTCTCACCACCATGGCGGGTCTGGCGTTGTTGTTTGCCGGCCCCGGATTCGCAGGGGCGGCGGATGCCCCCGTTTCGGATAAAGCCTTGCAGGGCGTCTGGCGCGGGGCCCGGTTTGGCGCCGGCAAAGGCGAAGACCCTTCCAAAGGCGTGAAGCTGGAACTGACGATCAAGGACAGTCACATCACGTGCAAAAAGCTTCCCGACGGCCAGGCGGTAGGCGAGGGTGATTTGAAAGTTTCAGCCGATGGCAAAACCATCGAGGCCGTGGGCAGCACGGGCAACTTCAAAGGCAAAGCATTTCAGGGAATCCTCAAACTCGAAGGCAACACCCTGACGTGGTGTACCGGCTCGGGCGGCCAGGAACGGCCAACTGAATTTGCCGGAGACGGGGCAAAGAAAAATTGGTTGATCATTGTAAAGCGGGAGCCGTAA
- a CDS encoding glucose-6-phosphate isomerase codes for MTQAQLWKRFQQYYTEFPELGLAVDLSRMNFPDDFFARMAPAMHQAYDAMTELERGAIANPDEKRQVGHYWLRNAALAPDPNVAKEITDTVAAVKAFAKQVHDGSLSGARGPFKNLLVVGIGGSALGPQFVANALGHPTTDKLDVFFFDNTDPDGMDKVLGRIVTELGQTLCVVISKSGGTKETRNGMVEAKAAWEHAGLDFARHAVAVTGAGSELDKASTHWLARFPMWDWVGGRTSETSAVGLLPAALQGLDIDAFLAGAKACDSLTRLPDTSRNPAAQLALMWHYAGSGRGARDLVVLPYKDRLELFSKYLQQLIMESLGKALDCQGKTVNQGLAVYGNKGSTDQHAYVQQLRDGLNNFFVTFIEVLRDRQGVSMVVETGATSGDYLSGFFLGTRRALHENDRESITLTIAEVSPFTVGVLIALFERAVGFYASLININAYHQPGVEAGKKAAGEVLALQGRILCQLATKLPQSVEQIAQAIHAPTEMETIFKVCEHLAANPDRGIQKLTGKNILETRYQQA; via the coding sequence CTGACACAAGCGCAACTGTGGAAACGGTTCCAACAATATTACACGGAATTTCCGGAACTCGGCCTCGCCGTGGACCTGAGCCGGATGAATTTCCCGGATGATTTCTTTGCCCGCATGGCCCCCGCCATGCACCAGGCGTATGACGCGATGACGGAGCTGGAGCGCGGGGCGATTGCCAACCCCGATGAGAAGCGGCAGGTCGGCCACTACTGGCTGCGCAACGCCGCGCTCGCACCGGATCCGAACGTCGCCAAAGAAATTACGGATACGGTGGCGGCGGTCAAAGCCTTCGCCAAGCAGGTGCATGACGGCAGCTTATCGGGCGCGCGCGGGCCGTTCAAAAATCTGTTGGTCGTGGGCATCGGCGGTTCTGCGCTTGGCCCACAGTTTGTTGCGAATGCCCTCGGACATCCGACCACGGATAAACTCGACGTTTTCTTTTTCGACAACACCGATCCCGACGGCATGGACAAGGTGTTGGGCCGCATCGTCACGGAACTCGGGCAAACGTTATGTGTGGTCATCTCCAAATCCGGCGGTACCAAGGAAACCCGGAACGGAATGGTCGAAGCGAAAGCCGCGTGGGAACACGCCGGCCTGGATTTCGCGCGCCATGCCGTCGCGGTCACGGGTGCCGGGAGCGAGTTGGATAAAGCGTCCACCCATTGGCTGGCACGCTTCCCGATGTGGGACTGGGTCGGTGGCCGCACAAGCGAAACGTCGGCGGTCGGTCTGCTGCCCGCCGCGCTGCAAGGGTTGGATATTGATGCGTTCCTCGCCGGCGCCAAGGCGTGCGACAGCCTCACGCGTTTGCCGGATACATCCAGGAACCCTGCCGCCCAACTGGCCTTGATGTGGCACTACGCCGGCAGTGGGCGCGGCGCGCGCGACCTGGTCGTGCTGCCCTATAAAGACCGGCTGGAATTATTCTCCAAATATCTGCAACAACTGATCATGGAATCCCTGGGCAAGGCGTTGGATTGCCAGGGTAAAACCGTGAATCAGGGCCTCGCGGTGTACGGGAACAAAGGTTCCACCGATCAGCATGCGTACGTGCAACAACTGCGCGACGGCTTGAATAATTTCTTCGTGACCTTCATCGAAGTGCTGCGCGACCGCCAGGGTGTTTCGATGGTCGTGGAGACCGGCGCGACGTCCGGTGATTATTTGTCTGGCTTCTTTCTCGGCACGCGCCGTGCTTTGCATGAAAACGACCGCGAATCCATCACGCTGACCATCGCCGAAGTGTCGCCCTTCACCGTTGGCGTGTTGATCGCGCTGTTCGAACGGGCGGTGGGCTTTTACGCCTCGCTGATTAACATCAACGCATATCATCAGCCGGGCGTCGAGGCGGGCAAGAAAGCCGCTGGCGAAGTGCTGGCGTTGCAAGGCAGGATTTTGTGCCAACTGGCAACGAAATTGCCGCAGAGCGTCGAACAAATCGCGCAGGCCATCCACGCGCCCACGGAGATGGAAACCATTTTCAAAGTGTGCGAACACCTGGCGGCCAATCCCGACCGGGGAATTCAGAAGCTAACCGGGAAAAACATCCTGGAAACCCGGTACCAGCAGGCCTGA